Proteins co-encoded in one Prescottella sp. R16 genomic window:
- the purM gene encoding phosphoribosylformylglycinamidine cyclo-ligase — translation MTEDSTRTQGASYAAAGVDIEAGDRAVELFAPLAKKASRPEVMGGLGGFAGLFSLKGGYKEPLLAASTDGVGTKLAVAQAMDKHDTVGLDLVAMVVDDLVVCGAEPLFLQDYIAVGKVVPERVAEIVGGIAEGCIQAGCALLGGETAEHPGVMADGDYDISATGVGVVEADQVLGPDRVRPGDVVIGMGASGLHSNGYSLARNVLLEIGRMPLTGHVDEFGRTLGEELLEPTKIYAKDCLALAAETDVRTFCHVTGGGLANNLARVMPKGLVAELDRGTWSPAPIFTMIAQRGRVERAEMEATFNMGVGMVAIVAPEDVDRALAVLTARHIDCWTLGTVKKASDAEAARALLLGDHPRF, via the coding sequence ATGACCGAGGACAGTACCCGCACGCAGGGCGCTTCGTACGCCGCCGCCGGAGTCGACATCGAAGCGGGCGACCGGGCAGTCGAGCTGTTCGCCCCGCTTGCGAAGAAGGCCAGCCGCCCGGAGGTCATGGGCGGCCTCGGCGGGTTCGCCGGACTGTTCTCGCTCAAGGGCGGCTACAAGGAGCCGCTGCTGGCCGCGTCCACCGACGGTGTCGGCACCAAGCTGGCTGTTGCGCAGGCGATGGACAAGCACGACACGGTCGGTCTCGACCTGGTCGCGATGGTCGTCGACGATCTCGTGGTGTGCGGCGCGGAGCCGCTGTTCCTGCAGGACTACATCGCGGTCGGCAAGGTTGTGCCGGAGCGGGTCGCGGAGATCGTCGGTGGTATCGCCGAGGGCTGCATCCAGGCCGGCTGTGCGCTGCTCGGTGGTGAGACGGCGGAGCATCCCGGTGTGATGGCGGACGGTGACTACGACATCTCGGCGACGGGTGTCGGTGTCGTCGAGGCCGACCAGGTGCTCGGCCCGGACCGGGTCCGCCCGGGTGACGTCGTCATCGGCATGGGGGCGTCGGGTCTGCACTCGAACGGCTACTCGCTGGCCCGCAACGTGCTGCTCGAGATCGGCCGTATGCCGCTGACCGGGCATGTCGACGAGTTCGGTCGCACCCTCGGCGAGGAGCTGCTCGAGCCGACCAAGATCTACGCCAAGGACTGCCTGGCGCTCGCCGCCGAGACCGATGTGCGCACCTTCTGCCACGTCACCGGTGGCGGTCTGGCGAACAACCTCGCCCGCGTCATGCCGAAGGGCCTCGTCGCCGAGCTCGATCGCGGCACGTGGAGCCCGGCCCCGATCTTCACGATGATCGCGCAGCGTGGTCGCGTGGAGCGCGCCGAGATGGAGGCGACGTTCAACATGGGCGTCGGCATGGTCGCGATCGTCGCGCCCGAGGACGTCGATCGGGCGCTCGCGGTCCTCACCGCCCGCCACATCGACTGCTGGACGCTCGGCACCGTCAAGAAGGCGTCGGATGCCGAGGCGGCGCGTGCTCTGCTGCTGGGTGATCACCCGCGCTTCTGA
- the cydB gene encoding cytochrome d ubiquinol oxidase subunit II — MGLQEFWFVLIAVLFTGYFVLEGFDFGVGMLLRVLGRTDTRRRVLLNTIGPVWDGNEVWLITAGGAMFAAFPEWYATLFSGFYLPLLLILVALILRIVAIEWRGKIDDDRWRSRADLGIMIGSWVPAVLWGVAFANIVRGVAIDENKKVTSSLFDLLNPYALLGGITIALVFALHGAVFIALKTADDVHVDAADLAKKLAIPTVPIAGGFVLWTQLAYGKSWTWILVALAAIAVVAVVFLTRVEREGWAFVFTTVAIVATSVLLFASLFPNVMPSTTDAAFSLTIDNASSSPYTLKVMSWAAVILTPIVLIYQGWTYWVFRKRISTKHIPPSIGLPVGK, encoded by the coding sequence ATGGGACTGCAGGAATTCTGGTTCGTTCTCATCGCGGTGCTCTTCACCGGTTACTTCGTGCTCGAGGGCTTCGACTTCGGTGTCGGCATGCTGCTGCGGGTACTCGGGAGAACCGACACCCGACGTCGCGTACTGCTCAACACCATCGGCCCCGTGTGGGACGGCAACGAGGTGTGGCTCATCACCGCCGGCGGCGCGATGTTCGCGGCGTTCCCGGAGTGGTACGCGACGTTGTTCTCCGGCTTCTACCTGCCGCTGCTGCTGATCCTGGTGGCGCTGATCCTGCGGATCGTCGCGATCGAATGGCGCGGCAAGATCGACGACGACCGCTGGCGCAGCCGCGCCGACCTGGGCATCATGATCGGCTCCTGGGTCCCGGCCGTCCTGTGGGGTGTGGCGTTCGCGAACATCGTCCGCGGCGTCGCGATCGACGAGAACAAGAAGGTCACCTCGAGCCTGTTCGATCTGCTCAACCCGTACGCGCTGCTCGGCGGCATCACCATCGCCCTCGTGTTCGCGCTGCACGGTGCCGTGTTCATCGCCCTCAAGACCGCCGACGACGTCCACGTCGACGCCGCCGACCTGGCGAAGAAGCTCGCGATCCCCACGGTGCCCATCGCCGGCGGATTCGTACTGTGGACGCAGTTGGCGTACGGCAAGAGCTGGACGTGGATCCTGGTGGCGCTCGCGGCGATCGCCGTCGTCGCGGTCGTGTTCCTGACCCGTGTCGAACGCGAGGGCTGGGCATTCGTGTTCACCACCGTGGCGATCGTCGCGACGAGCGTGCTGCTGTTCGCGTCGCTGTTCCCGAACGTGATGCCGTCGACGACCGATGCGGCGTTCAGTCTCACGATCGACAACGCGTCGTCCAGCCCGTACACGCTGAAGGTGATGAGCTGGGCCGCGGTGATCCTCACCCCGATCGTCCTGATCTACCAGGGATGGACGTACTGGGTGTTCCGGAAGCGCATCTCCACCAAGCACATTCCGCCGTCGATCGGTCTCCCGGTCGGGAAGTGA
- the cydD gene encoding thiol reductant ABC exporter subunit CydD: protein MSTATDRPVPAPRRAGPVDPRIWKYSASARGYLTLTVVLSTVNVAMVIVSAVLIGRILAGVITSDRRQLADWRTDLVWLAVAVAVRVVAAWLHARYAHRSSNRVVAELETEVLRAATAMSPRDLDPRRDEIATLLTRGVRALAPYLTGYLPALVLAATLTPATFVVILLQDTTSALIVVVTLPLIPVFMILIGLLTKGKADRTLTALTRLSAQLLDLIAGLPTLRALGREHGPAARVRELGDAHRKTTMSSLRVAFLSSMVLEMLATLSVALIAVSIGLRLVFGNMELEPGIIALVLAPEVYLPLRMVGAQFHAAEDGLAAATKAFGVLDESPRERRSGTATVDADGAVIDLDGVSVDSRSGAAPHRLDASCRPGTVTVLTGANGSGKTTALHTILGLTVPDSGTVRVAGIDVDELDPDRWWAQISWLPQHPVIVPGTLVENLALTGDTDLDSGAVRDACRATGFDTVLDELPDGWSTVVGVGGLGLSLGQRQRLALTRLLVSPRPVLLLDEPTAHLDDGTERAVLASLHALADAGRTVVVVGHRPTVLAAGDRVIEVRARHSGETTDEP from the coding sequence ATGAGCACTGCCACCGACCGGCCCGTCCCGGCCCCGCGCCGGGCGGGGCCGGTCGACCCCCGGATCTGGAAGTACTCGGCATCGGCGCGCGGCTACCTGACCCTCACCGTCGTGCTGTCGACGGTGAACGTCGCGATGGTGATCGTCTCGGCGGTACTCATCGGACGGATTCTCGCCGGCGTCATCACATCCGATCGCCGGCAGCTCGCCGACTGGCGCACCGACCTGGTGTGGCTCGCGGTGGCCGTCGCGGTCCGGGTGGTGGCGGCGTGGCTGCACGCCCGCTACGCGCACCGCTCGTCCAACCGTGTCGTCGCCGAACTCGAGACGGAGGTGCTGCGGGCCGCGACCGCGATGTCGCCGCGCGACCTGGACCCTCGGCGCGACGAGATCGCCACCCTCCTCACCCGCGGTGTGCGGGCCCTCGCCCCGTACCTGACCGGCTACCTGCCGGCACTCGTCCTGGCCGCCACACTGACCCCGGCCACGTTCGTCGTCATCCTCCTCCAGGACACCACGTCGGCCCTGATCGTGGTCGTCACACTGCCCCTGATCCCGGTGTTCATGATCCTCATCGGGCTGCTGACGAAGGGAAAAGCGGACCGGACCCTCACCGCACTGACCCGGCTGTCGGCGCAACTGCTCGACCTTATCGCCGGCCTGCCCACCCTGCGGGCCCTCGGCCGCGAACACGGGCCGGCTGCCCGCGTCCGGGAACTCGGTGACGCCCACCGGAAGACGACGATGTCGTCGCTGCGGGTGGCGTTCCTGTCGTCGATGGTGCTCGAGATGCTCGCGACGCTGTCCGTGGCGCTCATCGCCGTCAGCATCGGCCTGCGCCTGGTGTTCGGGAACATGGAACTCGAACCCGGCATCATCGCACTCGTCCTCGCCCCCGAGGTGTATCTACCGCTGCGCATGGTCGGCGCCCAGTTCCATGCCGCCGAAGACGGACTCGCAGCCGCCACCAAGGCGTTCGGGGTGCTCGACGAGTCCCCACGAGAGCGGCGGTCCGGAACCGCCACGGTCGACGCCGACGGCGCCGTGATCGACCTCGACGGGGTGAGTGTCGACTCCCGCTCCGGGGCGGCCCCGCACCGACTCGACGCGTCCTGCCGCCCGGGTACCGTCACCGTGCTGACCGGAGCCAACGGATCCGGCAAAACCACTGCGCTGCACACGATCCTCGGGCTCACCGTGCCCGACAGCGGCACCGTCCGCGTCGCCGGCATCGACGTCGACGAACTCGACCCGGACCGCTGGTGGGCGCAGATCTCCTGGCTGCCACAGCATCCCGTGATCGTCCCGGGCACCCTGGTGGAGAACCTCGCCCTCACCGGCGACACCGACCTGGACTCCGGCGCCGTCCGGGACGCCTGCCGAGCCACCGGATTCGACACCGTCCTGGACGAACTGCCCGACGGCTGGAGCACCGTCGTCGGCGTCGGCGGGCTGGGCCTGTCGCTCGGGCAACGGCAGCGGCTCGCCCTGACCCGGCTGCTCGTGTCACCCCGGCCCGTGCTGCTGCTCGACGAACCCACCGCCCACCTCGACGACGGCACCGAACGCGCCGTGCTCGCATCGCTGCACGCACTTGCAGACGCCGGACGGACCGTCGTCGTGGTCGGTCACCGGCCCACCGTGCTGGCGGCCGGTGACCGCGTGATCGAGGTCCGGGCACGGCATTCCGGAGAGACGACCGATGAACCGTGA
- a CDS encoding aminodeoxychorismate lyase, with protein MAEQVLVTLDGQVRDADAPLLTVDDLAVVRGDGVFETLLVRDGRVCKPALHLDRLESSARALELPWPGRGLWVRAIEAASREWGSDREGWMRLVLSRGREGGGAPTAFVTVGPVAERVLQARRDGVAAITLPRGYSVDLSATAPWQLVGAKTLSYATNMAALRHARAQGADDVVFTSSEGRILEGPRSSVVIARGKTLITPPPGQSILAGTTQKALFEVAPDKGYTCEYAPLLPSDLIAAEGIWLISSVTLAARVHTLDGLALRPSPAAEDVASLVELAVETVGLG; from the coding sequence ATGGCAGAGCAGGTGCTGGTGACGCTGGACGGACAGGTGCGGGACGCCGACGCGCCGCTGCTGACCGTGGACGATCTCGCCGTCGTGCGGGGTGACGGCGTGTTCGAGACACTGCTGGTCCGTGACGGCCGCGTGTGTAAACCGGCCCTGCACCTGGATCGTCTGGAGTCGTCGGCGCGGGCGCTCGAGTTGCCGTGGCCGGGCCGGGGCCTGTGGGTGCGGGCGATCGAGGCGGCGTCCCGCGAGTGGGGGAGCGACCGGGAGGGCTGGATGCGGTTGGTGCTCAGCCGGGGCCGTGAGGGTGGTGGGGCGCCGACGGCGTTCGTCACCGTGGGGCCTGTCGCCGAGCGGGTCCTGCAGGCCCGCCGGGACGGCGTCGCGGCGATCACGTTGCCGCGTGGCTACTCCGTCGACCTGTCGGCGACCGCACCGTGGCAGCTGGTGGGGGCGAAGACGCTGTCGTATGCGACGAACATGGCGGCCCTGCGACACGCGCGGGCGCAGGGGGCGGACGATGTCGTCTTCACGAGCAGTGAGGGACGGATTCTCGAGGGCCCGCGGTCGTCTGTCGTCATTGCTCGCGGTAAGACGTTGATCACTCCGCCGCCGGGGCAGTCGATCCTTGCCGGCACCACGCAGAAGGCCCTGTTCGAGGTGGCGCCGGACAAGGGTTACACGTGCGAGTACGCCCCCCTTCTTCCGTCCGATCTCATTGCAGCGGAAGGTATTTGGCTCATCTCGAGTGTCACCTTGGCGGCGCGGGTGCATACCCTCGACGGGCTGGCGTTGCGCCCGTCGCCGGCCGCGGAGGACGTGGCGTCGCTCGTCGAACTGGCGGTGGAGACGGTCGGGCTCGGCTGA
- the cydC gene encoding thiol reductant ABC exporter subunit CydC — MNRDLLRAIRLLELEPRRVLAAITAGVATLGSALALAALSAWLITRAWQMPPVLDLTVAVVAVRALGISRGIFRYLERLATHDAALRGTTSARTLIYRRLADGDPAAAAGLRRGDLLSRTGTDIDTLGDVVVRALIPIAVGAILAVSAVALLAFVSPAAAVVLAVALAVSGVLAPWLSARAAHLAEDESAGAAAQFSETAVTALDHAAELRVAGRLDDVLADAETVNRDAVEATDRAALPAAFAAAATPLAIGASVLGSLLIGIGLYGPDGGAPGGMTPMSLAILVLVPLAAFEATSALPAAALALTRARIAARRIMALVDRAGEPAVDGTETLSDPVGLVARDVRCGWPGSERVTAPLDLDVSPGARIAIVGASGAGKTTLLMTLAGLLPPRAGEVTVDGTPLDRFRADELRRAVGFFAEDAHVFDTSVLENLRVSRGDLTADEARDALHTVGLGEWVTRLPRGVHTPLAGGARAISGGQRRRLLLARALVSPARVLLLDEPTEHLDAADGDAILTALLDRRSTLVDEGRTVVLVTHQLPAGTRADRVVAVCSGGSPIADEGGNVQVGRF, encoded by the coding sequence ATGAACCGTGACCTGCTGCGGGCGATCCGCCTGCTCGAACTCGAACCACGCCGCGTCCTCGCAGCGATCACGGCGGGCGTAGCAACCCTCGGCAGTGCGCTCGCGCTCGCGGCCCTGTCGGCATGGCTCATCACCAGGGCCTGGCAGATGCCGCCCGTCCTCGATCTCACCGTCGCAGTCGTCGCGGTGCGCGCACTGGGCATCTCCCGCGGCATCTTCCGCTACCTCGAACGACTCGCGACACACGACGCCGCACTGCGCGGGACCACGTCGGCACGCACCCTGATCTACCGCCGCCTCGCCGACGGCGACCCGGCTGCTGCAGCCGGCCTGCGACGCGGAGACCTGTTGTCGCGCACCGGCACCGACATCGACACTCTCGGCGACGTAGTGGTGCGTGCACTGATTCCGATCGCGGTCGGCGCAATCCTGGCGGTGAGCGCGGTGGCGCTGCTGGCGTTCGTCTCCCCGGCCGCGGCCGTCGTGCTGGCGGTTGCGCTCGCCGTGTCGGGGGTGCTGGCGCCGTGGTTGTCGGCGCGAGCCGCGCACCTCGCCGAGGACGAGAGCGCCGGTGCCGCAGCTCAGTTCAGCGAGACCGCGGTGACCGCGCTCGACCACGCGGCGGAACTGCGCGTCGCGGGCCGACTCGACGACGTCCTCGCCGATGCGGAGACCGTGAACCGGGACGCGGTGGAGGCCACCGACCGGGCGGCGCTGCCGGCCGCGTTCGCGGCCGCCGCGACCCCGCTGGCGATCGGGGCGAGCGTGCTGGGGTCGCTGCTCATCGGTATCGGTCTCTACGGACCGGACGGCGGCGCCCCCGGCGGTATGACGCCGATGTCGCTGGCGATTCTCGTGCTGGTTCCCCTGGCCGCGTTCGAGGCGACCTCGGCGCTCCCCGCGGCGGCGCTGGCGCTGACCCGGGCGCGGATCGCGGCGAGGCGCATCATGGCGCTCGTGGACCGGGCCGGGGAGCCGGCGGTCGACGGAACCGAAACCCTGTCCGACCCGGTCGGTCTCGTTGCCCGCGACGTGCGCTGTGGCTGGCCGGGCAGTGAGCGGGTGACGGCGCCGCTGGATCTCGACGTGTCACCGGGTGCCCGGATCGCGATCGTCGGGGCGAGCGGTGCGGGCAAGACGACACTGCTCATGACCCTGGCCGGGCTGTTGCCGCCGCGCGCCGGCGAGGTGACCGTCGACGGCACACCGCTCGACCGGTTCCGGGCCGACGAGTTGCGCAGGGCCGTCGGCTTCTTCGCGGAGGACGCGCACGTGTTCGACACGTCGGTGCTCGAGAATCTGCGGGTGTCCCGCGGGGACCTCACGGCGGACGAGGCCCGGGACGCGCTGCACACGGTGGGGTTGGGGGAGTGGGTGACCCGGTTGCCGCGGGGCGTACACACTCCGCTCGCCGGTGGGGCGCGCGCGATCTCGGGCGGGCAGCGGAGGCGACTGCTGCTGGCTCGGGCGCTGGTGTCGCCGGCGCGGGTGCTGCTGCTCGACGAACCGACCGAGCATCTCGACGCCGCCGACGGCGACGCGATCCTGACGGCGCTGCTCGACCGCCGGTCCACGCTGGTCGACGAGGGGCGCACAGTGGTTCTCGTCACGCACCAGTTGCCGGCGGGAACCCGGGCCGACCGGGTGGTGGCGGTCTGCAGTGGCGGTTCCCCGATCGCAGACGAGGGCGGGAACGTGCAGGTCGGTCGGTTCTGA
- a CDS encoding asparaginase produces MSVELVEVVRSGFRECVHRGSLVALAPDGTPLFALGEVHTPIYPRSTNKPLQAVTMLRHGFEPASDAELAIACASHDGEPEHIVLVEQLLHRHGLDESALRCPPELPGNETARAAVVAAGGPPRAIAMNCSGNHAALLATCVVNGWPLDSYLDPTHPLQQTIVDAVSGVDGDTDTELGIDGCGLPIVPLPLAALARAYTTLVTAAPGSPERAVADAIRAHPRLVSGTGRDDARLMPAVPGLLCKTGADGVHAGALPDGTAFALKIDDGHERARLPLTAALLHRLGVTWTEDRAALASQPVFGGGARVGTVRAVPDVFQSAESPDSTSSHPL; encoded by the coding sequence GTGAGCGTCGAACTGGTGGAGGTCGTCCGATCCGGTTTCCGCGAGTGCGTGCACCGTGGCTCGCTGGTCGCCCTGGCCCCGGACGGCACGCCACTTTTCGCGCTCGGCGAGGTGCACACCCCGATCTACCCGCGGTCGACGAACAAGCCGCTGCAGGCCGTCACGATGCTCCGCCACGGCTTCGAGCCCGCCTCGGACGCCGAACTGGCGATCGCGTGCGCGTCGCACGACGGCGAACCCGAGCACATCGTGCTCGTCGAGCAGTTGCTGCACCGCCACGGTCTCGACGAGTCCGCCCTGCGGTGCCCACCCGAGCTGCCCGGCAACGAGACCGCCCGCGCCGCGGTCGTCGCGGCCGGTGGGCCACCGCGGGCGATCGCCATGAACTGCTCCGGCAACCATGCCGCACTGCTCGCCACGTGCGTCGTCAACGGCTGGCCGCTCGACTCGTACCTCGACCCCACGCACCCGCTGCAGCAGACGATCGTCGACGCTGTCTCCGGGGTCGACGGCGACACCGACACCGAACTGGGCATCGACGGCTGCGGGCTGCCGATCGTCCCACTGCCGCTGGCCGCCCTCGCCCGCGCCTACACGACGCTCGTGACCGCCGCACCCGGATCCCCGGAGCGGGCCGTGGCGGACGCGATCCGGGCCCATCCTCGGCTGGTCTCGGGGACCGGGCGGGACGACGCCCGCCTGATGCCCGCAGTGCCGGGACTGCTGTGCAAGACCGGCGCCGACGGCGTCCACGCCGGCGCCCTGCCCGACGGCACCGCGTTCGCTCTCAAGATCGACGACGGCCACGAGCGGGCCCGGCTCCCGCTGACCGCGGCGCTCCTGCACCGTCTCGGCGTGACGTGGACCGAGGACCGTGCGGCGCTCGCATCGCAACCGGTGTTCGGCGGCGGGGCCAGGGTCGGCACCGTACGCGCCGTTCCCGATGTGTTCCAGTCTGCAGAAAGCCCGGATAGCACCAGTTCACACCCCCTCTGA
- a CDS encoding DUF3073 domain-containing protein — translation MGRGRAKAKQTKVARELKYSSPSTDFDSLQRELSGNSSRNGVLADQRSDTESRSHWEDDDYDDWRR, via the coding sequence ATGGGCCGCGGCCGGGCTAAGGCAAAGCAGACCAAGGTTGCACGGGAACTCAAGTACAGTTCTCCGTCCACGGATTTCGACAGCCTGCAACGAGAGCTCTCGGGCAACTCGTCGCGAAACGGCGTCCTCGCAGATCAGCGCTCCGATACGGAGAGTCGCTCCCATTGGGAGGACGACGACTACGACGACTGGCGTCGCTGA
- a CDS encoding cytochrome ubiquinol oxidase subunit I, with translation MDVLDVSRWQFGITTVYHFIFVPLTIGLAPLIAIMQTMWVVTKKDHWYRLTKFFGKFFLINFAIGVATGIVQEFQFGMNWSEYSRFVGDVFGAPLALEGLIAFFLESTFLGLWIFGWTRLPKLVHLATIWLVAIGVNASAYFIIAANSFMQHPVGARYNPETGRAELESIWALLTNNTAIAAFAHAVAGAFLTAATFIVGIAGWWMVRNMRKSKTAAPAESETMVRDAREMFRPAARLGMIVMLVSGIGLIATGDIQGKLMFEQQPMKMASAESLCRTETDPDFSILTVGTHNNCDSVTHVLKVPGILPFLAEGKFEGVTLQGIEDLQAQYEDQFGPGNYRPNLFVTYWSFRAMIGLGVGSLALALAGLWVTRRGRIPDQKWFKWLCLVAIPTPFLANSAGWIFTEMGRQPWVVHPNPTGVDQIRLMVDQGVSDHAVGTVLTSLIVFTLLYGALGVVWFYLIRRYTIAGPSEHDVHPPGTGPKPGGPDDSESEDQLSFAY, from the coding sequence ATGGATGTCTTGGACGTCTCTCGGTGGCAGTTCGGTATCACCACCGTTTATCACTTCATCTTCGTTCCACTCACGATCGGATTGGCACCGCTGATCGCGATCATGCAGACCATGTGGGTGGTCACGAAGAAGGACCACTGGTATCGCCTCACCAAGTTCTTCGGCAAGTTCTTCCTCATCAACTTCGCGATCGGTGTCGCAACCGGCATCGTCCAGGAATTCCAGTTCGGCATGAACTGGAGCGAATACTCCCGCTTCGTCGGTGACGTGTTCGGTGCGCCGCTCGCCCTCGAAGGCCTGATCGCGTTCTTCCTCGAGTCGACGTTCCTGGGCCTGTGGATCTTCGGTTGGACGAGGCTGCCGAAACTCGTGCACCTCGCGACCATCTGGTTGGTCGCGATCGGTGTGAACGCGTCGGCGTACTTCATCATCGCCGCAAACTCGTTCATGCAGCACCCCGTCGGCGCGCGCTACAACCCGGAGACCGGGCGTGCCGAACTCGAGAGCATCTGGGCGCTGCTCACCAACAACACCGCGATCGCGGCATTCGCGCACGCCGTCGCCGGCGCGTTCCTCACCGCCGCGACGTTCATTGTCGGCATCGCCGGTTGGTGGATGGTGCGCAACATGCGCAAGTCCAAGACCGCGGCCCCGGCCGAGTCCGAGACGATGGTGCGCGACGCCCGCGAGATGTTCCGTCCCGCTGCACGGCTCGGCATGATCGTGATGCTGGTGTCCGGTATCGGACTCATCGCGACCGGCGACATCCAGGGCAAGCTGATGTTCGAGCAGCAGCCGATGAAGATGGCGTCCGCGGAATCGTTGTGCCGCACCGAGACCGATCCGGACTTCTCGATCCTCACCGTCGGCACGCACAACAACTGCGACAGCGTCACGCACGTGCTGAAGGTTCCCGGCATCCTGCCGTTCCTCGCCGAGGGCAAGTTCGAGGGCGTCACGTTGCAGGGCATCGAGGATCTGCAGGCGCAGTACGAGGATCAGTTCGGTCCCGGCAACTACCGGCCCAACCTGTTCGTCACGTACTGGTCGTTCCGCGCGATGATCGGCCTCGGCGTCGGCTCCCTCGCGCTCGCACTGGCCGGGCTGTGGGTCACCCGCCGCGGCCGCATCCCCGACCAGAAATGGTTCAAGTGGCTGTGCCTCGTCGCGATCCCGACACCGTTCCTCGCGAACAGCGCCGGCTGGATCTTCACCGAGATGGGCCGCCAGCCGTGGGTGGTGCACCCCAACCCGACCGGCGTCGACCAGATCCGGCTGATGGTCGACCAGGGCGTCTCCGATCATGCGGTGGGCACGGTGCTGACGTCGCTGATCGTGTTCACGCTGCTGTACGGGGCGCTCGGCGTCGTCTGGTTCTACCTGATCCGGCGCTACACCATCGCGGGACCGTCCGAGCACGACGTGCACCCGCCGGGCACCGGCCCGAAGCCCGGCGGACCGGACGATTCCGAGTCCGAAGACCAACTGTCGTTCGCGTACTAG
- a CDS encoding folate-binding protein YgfZ — translation MGGVADTPLVASSPLLTTPGAVPPPEGSPDTGVAWHYGDPFAEQRAATGAVAVVDRSHRFVAAIAGDERLTWLHTVSSQHVASLPDGASAENLSLDVNGRVEHHWVQTDRGGVTWLDTEAERGPDLLAFLQKMVFWAKAEPRDGNEMAVLSLLGPDASSLTIRGALGIDALPDTYRAVALPGGGFVRRMPWPTADSFDLLIPRTELVSRWTALTAAGARPAGSWAFEALRVAAYRPRIGVDTDERTIPHEAGWIGGPDEHGAVHLDKGCYRGQETVARVHNLGKPPRHLVMLHLDGSADGRPETGEPVTAGGRAVGRLGTVVDHYEWGPIALALVKRSVPADTDLTAGPCAASIDADSMPLHDEVQAGREAVERLRGRR, via the coding sequence ATGGGGGGCGTGGCCGACACTCCGCTCGTTGCATCCAGTCCACTTCTCACCACGCCCGGTGCCGTGCCGCCGCCCGAGGGGTCCCCGGACACCGGGGTCGCCTGGCACTACGGCGATCCGTTCGCCGAGCAGCGCGCCGCCACCGGGGCCGTCGCCGTCGTCGACCGCTCCCACCGGTTCGTCGCCGCGATCGCCGGCGACGAACGACTGACGTGGCTGCACACCGTCTCCAGCCAGCACGTCGCGTCCCTCCCGGACGGGGCGAGCGCCGAAAACCTGAGCCTGGACGTCAACGGCCGCGTCGAGCACCACTGGGTGCAGACCGACCGCGGCGGCGTCACGTGGCTCGACACCGAGGCCGAGCGCGGCCCCGACCTGCTGGCGTTCCTGCAGAAAATGGTGTTCTGGGCGAAGGCCGAACCTCGCGACGGCAACGAGATGGCCGTCCTGAGCCTGCTCGGCCCCGACGCGTCGTCCCTCACGATCCGAGGCGCCCTCGGCATCGACGCACTGCCGGACACCTACCGGGCCGTCGCACTGCCCGGCGGCGGATTCGTGCGACGCATGCCGTGGCCGACGGCCGACTCGTTCGACCTGCTGATCCCGCGCACCGAACTGGTGAGCCGGTGGACGGCCCTCACCGCCGCCGGTGCCCGCCCGGCCGGATCGTGGGCGTTCGAGGCACTGCGGGTGGCCGCCTACCGGCCGCGGATCGGCGTCGACACCGACGAGCGCACCATCCCGCACGAGGCCGGCTGGATCGGCGGCCCCGACGAACACGGCGCCGTCCACCTCGACAAGGGCTGCTACCGCGGCCAGGAGACCGTCGCCCGCGTCCACAACCTCGGCAAGCCGCCCCGGCACCTGGTGATGCTGCACCTCGACGGCTCCGCCGACGGCCGGCCCGAGACCGGCGAACCGGTGACCGCCGGCGGGCGCGCCGTCGGCCGGCTCGGCACCGTCGTCGACCATTACGAGTGGGGTCCGATCGCGCTGGCCCTCGTCAAACGATCGGTGCCCGCCGACACCGACCTGACCGCCGGCCCGTGCGCCGCGTCGATCGACGCCGACTCGATGCCGCTGCACGACGAGGTCCAGGCGGGGCGGGAAGCCGTCGAACGACTGCGCGGGCGCAGGTAG